The Brachypodium distachyon strain Bd21 chromosome 4, Brachypodium_distachyon_v3.0, whole genome shotgun sequence nucleotide sequence TAAACTTGAATTTTGATACATGTTCAAGAAATCCTGCACAAAACAGACTATCAGGTAGAATGTTTATGGCTTTcaagccaaatgaccaaaacCACAGACATTTCTATGCCATAGCTCGCGATAATGTACCCATTTTTTGCATCTTGCATGACAAACAATATTGCCAAATAGGATTACAAATGTTTTggttcaaaaaaaatgatttttcatttttctttatgTCATAATTCATATTTGGGACTATCAGTGGCATGTGTGTAACTCAAAGCCCGCCGCTAATGCTCATATGGGTTTTTAGTACAAAGAAGCACATGATCCGTGTGCTTGTTCCTGATTGGCTGAGAGGTGGAGCGCATGGATTAATGAGGTGGCAACTTACCTTTTCTCCCCCTCCCATTTCTCTCCTCCCGCCACACCCGTGACTGCCTCCCAGATCTCCTCCCATCTCTCCACGATGGAATCCAACCCGAGCCCGCCCTCCTCCAACTCCATCGCCCCCGAGCCCCTCCCACCCGAGCCCGCCCTCATCCaacgccccgccgccggccgactCTCTACCACGACTCCGCCGGCCGTTGGACCTGCCGGCCCCGCCGTCTCCACCCGCCTCAGGTCCCGCCGGCCtcgtgccgccgctgccccctTGCGCCTGCCCCGAGCCCCGCCATGCCACCGAATCGGGCCCACTGCTGCTCGATACGGCCGCGCGCCCCCGTCCCCGGGCTGGATCCAACAACCATCTTCCTCGGTAAGTTTCTTTCTCCATCTTCCttggttctctctctctctctctctctctctctcggtgTTCTCTCTCTCAATCTCGTGTAGTCGAGGaggagtggcggcggtggcgcttGGAGAAGCGACATTGGCGCGTGGAGGAGCAGCCTTCCCCGATGCCGGATCCAGTCGCCgtcgcccccctccccccaccGCAGATCAAGGATCGTCGACAATTTTTGTGACTTTTTTTGCGATCTTTTTTCCTGTTGTAATCCTTGCTGCTTGATAGCGGCCATCTCCGCATGGTCGGCACGAAGGAGGAGGCCTGGGCGACCCCTTCGTTTTATTTAGTGGTTAATTAAGTAGGGTTCATAACTATGTTTAActaaacatgcatgcttgaTTTTAGGATCATTAACATTGGTTCATATATTTGTGAAGCTAAAGACCGGAAATATgacaaacaaaatataattAGAAAACTTATGTTTtttgtggaaaaaaaagaaggttaGACATATACCTCATTGCAGGCTTAAAGTTGCATACAAAATATAAATATCTCAGATTCGGAGGGTTCATATATTTGTGAACCTAGTTAGCTCGTTTAGTACTAACCTGTATTAGTGGTATCGCAGTGTACCCTCAGATATACAAAATATAAATATCTCAGATTCTGAGTAATTGAAGGTGTTTTTTTAGCGTTTACGAGGAAGGGTTTTTTTTATGCCTCTCTTCCAATACAGTTGTACTATCTGAACTCACGCACTAACACACACCACACGCACaccgcacgcacgcacgcacccTACCCCTAATGCGCAAGGTAGACATTACAACCTATTACACGTTTACTAGATTCACAGAGCCACCGGACTTTGTCAGCCCTGGGTACACTGCAATACCACTAATACAGGCGTGGAGAGGCAGGGATTTTAAATCCCGCTGAGACACCCTGAAAACGCCCCAACCGGGGATTGGGCGGGCGCTTGTTCGACGGCAAGGCTGGCCACCCGAGCTATCGCTCGGTCCTCATGAGGAAGGGGTTCTGGTATTGAAAGCGTGTAGTTTTCGGCAAGAAACTGGTTTTGGCACTGAAAGCGTGTTTTACATTCCCGTGTTCCGTTCTTGCAAACGGGCCTGAAACTACTTTGTTTTTTACGTGGGCCGGAGGGCCCGGAGCTCACGTTTTCTTTCCTTTATATTTCCGGTCCATCTCGCTGCCTAGCCCCCCCAACCattccgtcgctcgtctttttcatcgcgcgagcgccgccagtacccatcccgctgccgagcgccccagccccctcgctccgtcgctcgtcttcctcctcgagcaAACGCCGCCACCAGGTTGGTCTCTCCTTCGATTCTCTCTCCCCCttccgtttctcctcccatcacctcACGAatggattccgccctttagccGTCCGTTTCGTCTCCTTAATCtcccccaattcgtaactgaggcaaaaaatcaaggtagggcttGCCCTaatgggtcctccgcccgtgcaTTGTAGGGTTGTGACGTATTTCGGTCAGAATTTTGCTTCTTCGTAACCAGTTTTTAAAACCTGCTGTTGTGGCCTATTTGAATTTGTTGATATTTGCCCCTGGGAGATGTCAATCCCCGTGCGAAACTGTATGAATCATGAATGTGTGCTCTTGCGTGCAGTTCTGAAACAGTAAGATGTTCATGATTTTCTCGAGTATTTCTGGTGTGTTTTGTTATGATGTGATGTTCTTGATTACGCTTACTGCTGTTGAATAAATCTGACCCAATATTCTTGCAATGCACTGATTGCCTATGCGCTAATGCACAACCTGTAGCTATCGCTACTTGTTGCTGTGTTTCAAAATCGGGAGTGGAGTTCTGGGCCGAGCAGGTGTCGGGTGCTTCGGGAATCAAGGGATTAGGGTTGGATCTCAGGAAGTAGGGATGGAGGCGCACAAGGCGCAGGGGGTAATTAGGGTTTGTGTTTTGATTGCTTCTTTTATTGATTGATGACTAGGGTGGACTGCTCCCCGTGGCAAGGATTGGAGACGCACAAGGCTCAGGGGGTAACTAGGGTTTGGGTTTTGATTGCTCCCTTTATTTATTGACTAGGGTGGACTATGCCCCGTGGCAAGGATTGGAGATGCACAAGGCGCAGGGGGTAACTAGGGTTTGGGTTTTGATTGCTTCCTTTATTGATTGACTTGGGTGGACTATAAATAGCCCTTGCAAACATGGAGCCCAAGCTCTACTAACAGATTCCTAATTTGATTTTGAAACAGTAGGGAAAACCTTCTACGGGACGAGACCTTTCTATCTCCAAATCCTGACTCTCAGTTACTTCAAATAATTAAGTGGACTCAGACCCTGGGTCCTTGTCTGACCTCGGAGGCCTCCGCCTGTAGGTGCGCCCCCACATGACAACAGGTTTGTCAGTTGGGCCGTGGGGTGCAGATCTCAGGACCAGTAGCAGATTTGGGGTAGTTCAACGAAGTGGTGGGTTACTGAGCAGAACCTTAGTTTCGTGTTATTGTCTCACTTTGGTAGGCCAGGGCTTAAGAGTCCCTAGATTGCTTTGAAAATTGAAATGTTATTAGATACTACCTGATGTTAATGTGTACTAATGAGTAATGTTTTCTTGCCTTTTATGTGCTGAAGCAGTCCCATCTGATGGAGTTGGGGGAGTGCCAAAAACGTCTACTCAGCCTCAGTTTCCGTAACCTCCAATCTCTGTGCAAGCAGTATAACCTTCCTGCAAATAAGAGCCGCTGGGAGTTAGCGAGCGAGCTTGCCATGCTGCTTGAGGTGAGTTTGAGTATATACTGCTTCAACTTTGAATACATGTATGTACTTTGAGCTGAAGGTACAGACTAGTTTTATCGTCAGTTTTTTCTCGCTTTCAAGGGTAAAAAAAATCGGATGCTaatgtgcattgcatttctTTTTCCAGAAGGAAAAGTTGAATTCAGGACCTGAATTGGAAAAAATTATTGGTTCTACGCAGGCATCTCCTTCTACCTGTTCTGCTGTGTTATCAAATATCAAAGAAGCATCCAGATGTATGTATAGTAACTTTTCATGTTGACAGAATTGCCAATGATCACTCTATGATCAATGCTGGAGGAAACATTGAGGGGCATGTGAAATTTGGCATACAGTCATACCTGACAAAATTTAATTTACTGCAGGTGTGCAAGAGAACCACAAAAGAGACTCATATAGTGACCGAGGTGGTGATGATAGGCTTCATGTAAAACATCAAAAAGGGCTTCAAACACAAATTGATGAAGCATTGCAAAGTGTAAGAAATTGTAccattatttttttgtctgGTTTCAATACGACATTTCCTCTGATTCAACCTTATATTTGTCCTTGCAATGCAATACAACAAGTTTTCAATTGTGCAATTCAGCTGGATGCAGCCTCTTTAACTTTTATAAATCTTTGCAGTTGCTCTGTAAAATTTCAAATGTGTATATAGAAACATATTTGTTGCATAATTTTGTGCTTGAGTTTGAATTCAAGTACTGGATTGTTACTTCAACACTGTACTAGGACAATGATATTCGATCTGAAACCTATTTTCTGTAGTTTACGATTTTAACGTAGGATTACATTAGTCCTTTTGATTTACCATCATAGGGTTTTGTTAGTTTCTCCTAGTTTTACATTTAAAAGATGGTGTTCTTGCATGATACCTGTACCCATGACATGatacattttttgtttgtgtacAGTGTAAATAcattcttttattcttttcttatCTTGAATCAGGACATTGGTGCCAGGATGAGTCTTCCTCCAGTTTCTCTTAACAACGGAAAATGTTCTGGACAAGGGATTGCCCAAAATGCGAAATCTCAAAGTGCCTATGGTATTGCAACAAACTTAACACCTCCTGGACATGCAATCGAGATCAACCATGATTCAGCTTCTCATGTCAAGGATAAAATTTCTTTCGTAGCAAGTCACCCTGGTCTTAATGGTGTTGTTGCAGAGCCTCACAGCTGTACAAAAGTTGGTGCAAATGTTGTAGTTAAGGCTATTGGCTCAACTAATGAGATATCGgcaaatgcaaatgcaaatgcaaaggcaaaggcaaaggaaaaggaaaaggaaaaggaaaaggcgaacacaaacacaaaagcTGCCCCTTTTCAGTTCTTTGTAATGTCAGAAGATGAGGGACTTGATCTAGTTGTCGATCTTAATTTCAATCCAGCATCTTGGGTTAGGAGCTTCAACGAGGGATTGAACATTCCTCCAAGTACACATCAATCTGAAAAAGGCATTTTGTCTGATTCTATAAGCAGCCTTGTGGGTAAGAATGATCAGAACACAATTTCGTCATTGGGTAGTATCACTGTGGACACAGAAAACAGGGCAGCTGACAGCATTGCTCCTCGCACCAATTCATCACTAGGTCCCCATTCAACTGATGGTTATAATTCTCACTCAGGGCCCCATCCAGCTGACACAATTAATGTAAACTCAAACTCATCTGCATCCACATTGCCTGGTACTTTTGCTGAAGTTTCTGGATCTCAGGAGTGGGTTCCAGTGGTACATTCTTCATGTTTATCGTCTGATGTTCAGAACAACATGCCACTTGGTATGTTGGCTGGTACTTTGTGTAACAATGTGCTTCCTCAAGAATCTGTTGGTGTCTCAGTGTGGTCTGAAAGAAATCATGCACCTGCTGCTGATGATTCCATACAAGCAACTACTAATAAAGACACATTTAGTCCTGGTAAAACCAAAGTTTCTGTCAATACTTGCACTTAGAATGTTTTGGATGCTTATACTGACAAAGGCacaccattttttttgcagggtaTGAGGTTATAAGCGACTCCAATGAAATCTCCTTTCCACTATCTGTGGAAAAGGAAATGTTAGATGGTACTTCAGGGGTTCAGCCTGGCCACAGTGGTACAAATGACACCCCAAAAGAGAATGTACTAATGGAAGCAGTGCCGATGGAAGAAGATAATTGTAATGCTGACAGATTGTCAAGTCAAATAGCAAGGCAGACAGTAGCCGAACTGCCTGTTACAGATGCTAGTTCTGCAGATTGTCGCATTGCTGGGAACTTTGACCTCTCAGGCCCAACACCATCCTCTGCTGCTTCGGTAAGTTCATTATACTTGCGGAGTTACAGTAGTTAAACAATTAGATGTGCCTAATACCAAATATGCATGATCTACTGATGACGCAAAGTTTTGTGAGATGTATTTCTTAGTTACTCATGTCGCGTAGCTTATTGCCATTTCTTAGTTGGACAGTCTTGCTTTTCAGTTACCTCAGACCCATAGAAGTTGGGTAATTTAAGTACCAAAAACATGCATGAACTCGATCAGCTCAGAATTTCCAATATAAGGAAGCTTGAAAATAGTTGAATAGTGTTTATTTTCAGCAAAATCTGTCAATGCTTGAATAGTGATTTCCAGCTTGGAAGTCCATATTTAATGACCTTCTGATGTCCACGATGGATTGTCCAAGCTTGAAAATAGTTGAATAGTTGCGACTTAAAGATGGTTCTTAACTTAGATGTACTGTACATAAGCTTTATCAAGGCATGGAGATTTATGCTTGACACTATGGTCAGTGAAACAATACAAATTTCATCCTGGGCAACCAGGTATACAGTATACTACATAATTTTAAGTTGCTTGATGACCTGGAGATGAGAGAAAATGCATTCTGTACTTTTGATACTCTGATTTGGCATTAACATGCCTTATTGAACCTATAGTACTTAACATATTTATTCTGAAACATGTCATTTGCATTGCCTGTGCACCATCTCTTAGCTAGTGCCTAGCACGCTTTAGAACACTTTTGTTAGGTCCTGCATGCTGGGTCAATCAAAAAATTTGTACAAGAGAACAGAAGACAAACTATACTTGTTAAACACCGTGTGTTGCTATGGAGCAATAAATTTAATTACCTTAACACATCGAGTCAGTATCGTCATGTCCAATAGtgccttttgttttgtctCTACACTCGGTTAATCTTCAAATGTAAGTTGTTTGCGAGCAACAACACTTTGGGTAGATATTAATTGTCTTCTGAATtggtagaagaagaaaacatctATTGTATTCTccatgcaaaaaataaaacatgtaaAGAAGGGAGAAGATATATCATCCACATGCAAAGAAGGGTGCTACCAATGCGTGAGAGCACTCAAAAgaagttttagttttttttaattgattatttatatatatatatgcagtcTCAGCTGCCATCTTCTCCCTGAAAATACCCCCCATCCTCAAGATCTAATATTTGAGCATAGATGCATTAAGAGATATATTGCGGCTCTCGTAGAGGCATCGTTTCATGAATCACAGGAAATTCAACAGAGTTTAAATATCACTCAACTTCA carries:
- the LOC100839736 gene encoding uncharacterized protein LOC100839736 isoform X3 encodes the protein MELGECQKRLLSLSFRNLQSLCKQYNLPANKSRWELASELAMLLEKEKLNSGPELEKIIGSTQASPSTCSAVLSNIKEASRCVQENHKRDSYSDRGGDDRLHVKHQKGLQTQIDEALQSDIGARMSLPPVSLNNGKCSGQGIAQNAKSQSAYGIATNLTPPGHAIEINHDSASHVKDKISFVASHPGLNGVVAEPHSCTKVGANVVVKAIGSTNEISANANANAKAKAKEKEKEKEKANTNTKAAPFQFFVMSEDEGLDLVVDLNFNPASWVRSFNEGLNIPPSTHQSEKGILSDSISSLVGKNDQNTISSLGSITVDTENRAADSIAPRTNSSLGPHSTDGYNSHSGPHPADTINVNSNSSASTLPGTFAEVSGSQEWVPVVHSSCLSSDVQNNMPLGMLAGTLCNNVLPQESVGVSVWSERNHAPAADDSIQATTNKDTFSPGYEVISDSNEISFPLSVEKEMLDGTSGVQPGHSGTNDTPKENVLMEAVPMEEDNCNADRLSSQIARQTVAELPVTDASSADCRIAGNFDLSGPTPSSAASDNAITPLALKDGANS
- the LOC100839736 gene encoding uncharacterized protein LOC100839736 isoform X1, with translation MELGECQKRLLSLSFRNLQSLCKQYNLPANKSRWELASELAMLLEKEKLNSGPELEKIIGSTQASPSTCSAVLSNIKEASRCVQENHKRDSYSDRGGDDRLHVKHQKGLQTQIDEALQSDIGARMSLPPVSLNNGKCSGQGIAQNAKSQSAYGIATNLTPPGHAIEINHDSASHVKDKISFVASHPGLNGVVAEPHSCTKVGANVVVKAIGSTNEISANANANAKAKAKEKEKEKEKANTNTKAAPFQFFVMSEDEGLDLVVDLNFNPASWVRSFNEGLNIPPSTHQSEKGILSDSISSLVGKNDQNTISSLGSITVDTENRAADSIAPRTNSSLGPHSTDGYNSHSGPHPADTINVNSNSSASTLPGTFAEVSGSQEWVPVVHSSCLSSDVQNNMPLGMLAGTLCNNVLPQESVGVSVWSERNHAPAADDSIQATTNKDTFSPGYEVISDSNEISFPLSVEKEMLDGTSGVQPGHSGTNDTPKENVLMEAVPMEEDNCNADRLSSQIARQTVAELPVTDASSADCRIAGNFDLSGPTPSSAASDNAITPLALKDGAKTARSHDSVDKKGPRDTEELHDAPTRNILFSLRSASARQKNPSPRRSARLVPK
- the LOC100839736 gene encoding uncharacterized protein LOC100839736 isoform X2, which encodes MELGECQKRLLSLSFRNLQSLCKQYNLPANKSRWELASELAMLLEKEKLNSGPELEKIIGSTQASPSTCSAVLSNIKEASRCVQENHKRDSYSDRGGDDRLHVKHQKGLQTQIDEALQSDIGARMSLPPVSLNNGKCSGQGIAQNAKSQSAYEPHSCTKVGANVVVKAIGSTNEISANANANAKAKAKEKEKEKEKANTNTKAAPFQFFVMSEDEGLDLVVDLNFNPASWVRSFNEGLNIPPSTHQSEKGILSDSISSLVGKNDQNTISSLGSITVDTENRAADSIAPRTNSSLGPHSTDGYNSHSGPHPADTINVNSNSSASTLPGTFAEVSGSQEWVPVVHSSCLSSDVQNNMPLGMLAGTLCNNVLPQESVGVSVWSERNHAPAADDSIQATTNKDTFSPGYEVISDSNEISFPLSVEKEMLDGTSGVQPGHSGTNDTPKENVLMEAVPMEEDNCNADRLSSQIARQTVAELPVTDASSADCRIAGNFDLSGPTPSSAASDNAITPLALKDGAKTARSHDSVDKKGPRDTEELHDAPTRNILFSLRSASARQKNPSPRRSARLVPK